The Panicum virgatum strain AP13 chromosome 6K, P.virgatum_v5, whole genome shotgun sequence nucleotide sequence AACAAGGTATGTTTCTATCCCTCCATCTAGGTTAAGGTATGtgtatggcgtcgcctcgccgcacGCCATACTCGCCTAGGCGTCTGGAAGGGGGTgagtcgcctcgcctcgccttaccgccgTAAAAACAATGTTTAGTAAAACAGAACAGAGTCTCGGCCTTTTCCTAGTTAGAGCAAAATTTGCAAAACCCATCTATGTTGTCCTAAACTAGTTTGGCAAGTCTAATGTAAAACTAGTTTGACAGAGCATATTTTTGTCCTTGATGCATGCAAGTACAAAGGCTATATATAGTACAGTACTATTGTATCTTTAGTTTGTGATGTATTTTCAACTTCTGAAAATCTAATGGTGAATTCAAGCATTCCCATATTTTGTAATTAGTTGATCATAACTAATTTTATTTTCTGGCCTTGGATGAACATGGAAAGCAGAATGCAATCTAAGAATACATTCGGAAACCTTAAATGGAGTGATTGATTTTCTTTGAGCAAGTCAAGCAAGGAGAATGCGTATAACCAGCAATGATAAATAGACAAGCTTCAGAAAAGTAAGTAACGCTATTGAGGTGAGCCCTACAGAAAAATTTATGGCTTCCGCATCCTTCTATCTTGACAGTCTTAGGAAATTTCAATTGATATGTTTGAGTAACCAAATATATACCTTCTCTGTTTGAGGGATCCCCTCCTCGGAAGATAGTCCGCCACAGTGTCAACTGTTAGGATGCCAGCTATGGAGCCTCTACTGAGAGCGTACTTCTGAAAATCGGCATCCCCAGCATCTCCACACTCGACGTCGAAGCTGTTATTTACAGAATTGGAATTGACCGCGACCAGGCACGTCCTCATGCACCCGGGCGGGACTGTGAATCCGGACAGCAGGGCAATGTAGCGGTCGATCCGCAGGACGAGGTCCAGTGGGAACTTGTAGCCGGGAAAGAAGGAGCCGCAGTGGGTGTCGGCCACTTCCCAGCAGTCCTCGAGCCGCGCGTCCCGGACGACGATCTCGGGGCACAGGGCCGGCAGCAGCTCGACCGCCTGGCTCGCGTAGCAGACTCCTGGGAAAGCGGAAACGAAGGAAATTGTCAAGGGGGGACGGATCTTGTCGCGTGCGCGGGCAATTCAATCAACCAATCAATCGATCACCTCCCGTGGCCCTGTCGCCGGCGcgggacggccgccgccgggctgctccgatggaggagaggccGATCCGACTTGGAttgttcgccgtcgccggcctgcGAGATCTCTAGCTCTGAACGGAGGGAAACCGTGGGGAGAAGGTGGGGAAAGGGGGGGGGGAATTTGAGCAGGTCATACCAGATCATGGCGTggaagccggagccggagctccGGGCCAAGGACGCCGGAGCGGCCCCGCCCGGGCGGGAGCCTCGCATTGCTCCCGGCCTCCCGGAGCAGGAGCTTGGGGtcaggcgcacggcggcggcgctgggccagCAGCCGCAAGGGAGGGAGAAACGATAAGGATGAGCGGGAGAGCCGTCGGATCACGATTCGAGGTACAGGATCCTCCGTTATCCTTTTTTCATAACGACCCCTGAGAAATCCACTTCTTCCCCAATCAAGTGATAGAAGAGAGccaatctttcttttttttctttttcttttttaaccAACCCATCAGGGGTGGAGCTGAAAATACCCTCCCGCCCGGGCTAAATCACCGGATAAGTGATTAAAATTACGCTATGTAATATTACTTTTAGATGTAATAATTACTATGAAGATTTACATGAGGCGAACTGAACCGATCCCGCTCCGCTCCTGCAACCGATAGTATCACTATGTTCGACTGATTGTGGCTGGTGGTTAGtgctgatttgatgtgagagaaaaatattattgacTGGCTGATGGTTGGTGATGATTTGATGTGAGATATAACTATTTATGACTGTATACTAAACTGAGCGTTACAAAATCAACGTAGAAAACATCAATTGAATAGTACAACAAAGACACAACTAAACAAAGTGAACTGTACAAATCCAACAATAATAGAAACACCAAGAACGAGGCATCACAAAACCGAAGCAAACTTAGCCTCGGTCTGATTTTTAACAGTTTATTTCCATACTAGAAAGTGCCAAGGTTTGATTGTGTGCTATGTGGATAAACCTTTGCTAAAGGTTTTTATATCCAGAATTTGCTACTACTTTGAGGCTCTGAGAGACTGGGATGTTTGAGTAGTTAAGGCTCTTCGATGGTTTTGTCTGGGTTTTACTTGGTTTGAACAATAATGCTGGACAGATAAGTTTAGGTAGTAGCATTTGCTTTGAGTGGTGTATTAATTATTCGACACTGATAGTGTATTGACTAGCAAGGAAACAGATTATTTGCTTAGATAGTTGTTTAAACAGAGGGGGATTCTTGAAATTCCATTTTGTTAGTAGTTTGTAATGAACTTGGGCCTAGTGATGGTTGTTTTGGGTT carries:
- the LOC120711491 gene encoding uncharacterized protein LOC120711491 gives rise to the protein MRGSRPGGAAPASLARSSGSGFHAMIWPATANNPSRIGLSSIGAARRRPSRAGDRATGGVCYASQAVELLPALCPEIVVRDARLEDCWEVADTHCGSFFPGYKFPLDLVLRIDRYIALLSGFTVPPGCMRTCLVAVNSNSVNNSFDVECGDAGDADFQKYALSRGSIAGILTVDTVADYLPRRGSLKQRRTGIAYIANVAVRKEERRKGIAKMLVQEAEARARSWGCRSMALHCDVNNIAALRLYKNQGFKCIRVPEGARWPEPKIAEGVRYSFMMKLVPKT